Proteins from a genomic interval of Haemophilus parainfluenzae T3T1:
- a CDS encoding YwiC-like family protein, whose amino-acid sequence MKLLISNQYGAIVMALLPFVYGMLLASPVWAHFFLLLAWFTMYLLSYPMLSLFKGKNMAEYKKWTIIYGVAAFLFALPAIFYNWQILFFIAAMFPFVLVSIYYTKKKDERNLLNDLAGIAIFALAGMGSYYFSDRTFDEKIWWVALYPSLFFIGTTLYVKSMMRERKNPLYLKASIIFHMLCVLGCLFTQQYVLSLAFVLALIRAIYLPTKKLSVKQVGLIEFGTSAIFLIILLIATL is encoded by the coding sequence ATGAAACTCCTGATTTCGAATCAATATGGCGCCATTGTGATGGCATTATTGCCTTTTGTTTACGGTATGTTATTAGCTTCACCTGTTTGGGCGCATTTCTTTTTGCTGTTAGCTTGGTTCACCATGTATTTGCTGAGTTACCCAATGCTGAGTCTCTTTAAAGGCAAAAATATGGCGGAATATAAAAAGTGGACAATCATCTATGGTGTCGCAGCTTTTTTATTTGCGCTTCCTGCCATTTTTTATAACTGGCAAATTCTTTTCTTTATTGCAGCCATGTTTCCTTTTGTGTTGGTGAGTATCTATTACACCAAGAAAAAAGATGAACGTAATCTTCTCAATGATTTAGCGGGTATTGCGATTTTTGCCCTTGCAGGTATGGGATCCTATTATTTTTCTGACCGCACTTTTGATGAAAAAATCTGGTGGGTAGCACTGTATCCAAGCTTATTTTTTATTGGCACGACGCTTTACGTCAAATCAATGATGCGTGAACGTAAAAATCCGCTTTATCTCAAAGCCTCTATTATTTTCCATATGCTTTGCGTGCTCGGTTGTTTATTTACCCAACAATATGTCTTATCACTTGCTTTTGTGCTGGCGTTAATTCGTGCCATTTATTTACCCACCAAGAAACTTTCGGTTAAGCAAGTCGGTCTAATAGAATTCGGAACATCCGCCATTTTTTTGATTATTTTATTGATAGCGACATTATAA
- a CDS encoding tetratricopeptide repeat protein, which translates to MKTLAKLLLLATLTLSSSAFAMKTIDLVDKAQMTDQQKMDLAQKLAEKQDWKAVFEIMYPLALEGNLQAQSNLGMLYNLGRGVDENKELAYWWFSEAAERGSIKAINNLAVMYFNGNNYVKQDTAQAIKLFETSATKDPDAMLTLGEIYTNQKEFTKAFEWFQKAANAGSNEGRFRLARLYEEGIGTQVNIGLAKLLYLEIMNTAKKDEIKEIARQRLQRLSLY; encoded by the coding sequence ATGAAGACATTAGCCAAACTTTTACTCCTTGCCACGCTTACCTTAAGCAGTTCAGCATTTGCGATGAAAACCATTGATTTGGTCGATAAAGCGCAAATGACGGATCAGCAAAAAATGGATCTGGCGCAAAAACTGGCTGAGAAACAAGATTGGAAAGCCGTTTTTGAAATTATGTATCCTCTTGCGTTGGAAGGTAATTTACAAGCGCAAAGCAATTTAGGGATGCTTTATAATTTAGGCCGTGGAGTGGATGAAAATAAAGAGTTGGCTTATTGGTGGTTTAGTGAAGCTGCTGAGCGAGGCAGTATTAAAGCTATCAATAATTTGGCGGTCATGTATTTCAACGGCAATAACTATGTAAAACAAGATACCGCTCAAGCGATTAAATTATTTGAAACCAGTGCGACAAAAGATCCTGATGCCATGCTTACATTAGGGGAAATTTATACCAATCAGAAAGAATTCACCAAAGCCTTTGAATGGTTCCAAAAAGCCGCGAATGCGGGTAGCAATGAGGGGCGATTCCGTTTGGCTCGTTTGTATGAAGAAGGGATTGGGACACAAGTGAATATTGGTTTGGCTAAATTGCTTTATTTGGAAATTATGAATACGGCGAAAAAGGATGAAATCAAAGAAATCGCCAGACAGCGATTACAACGTTTAAGCTTGTATTAA
- the mnmC gene encoding bifunctional tRNA (5-methylaminomethyl-2-thiouridine)(34)-methyltransferase MnmD/FAD-dependent 5-carboxymethylaminomethyl-2-thiouridine(34) oxidoreductase MnmC, translating into MFTIQHAKIHFNEENTPVSDKFDDVYFSNQDGLAETHYVFLEGNQLWERWVNYQEVHFVIAETGFGTGLNFFAVTSLFREFRQKYPDSPLKRLYFISFEKYPLPLDALQQAHLAYPQFSHLAQHLQQHWLNPVQGCYRFHFDESTLDLWFGDVAENLPLLGDYMNGKIDAWFLDGFAPSKNPDMWNEQLYQQMFRFTKPQGTFATFTAASAVRKGLENAGFNIKKRKGFGKKRECLSGQKTHEKLTALSTPWFHSQPANLKEQDIAIIGGGIASLCTAISLVKRGAKITIYCENEQTALNASGNKQGAFYPQLSDDNERNIRFYIHAFAYGHQFLQWAIQQQIEFEHEFCGVALCAYNEKTESKLNKIAELNLPSDLYQSLNQTELSEKVGLPLPFGGAFIPQGAWLAPRQLVQHTFAFLEKQCVQIKTSQKVTALSQAENGWQITTAENKTFNHEVVVLANGHKLTDFEQTQKLPLYPVRGQVSQIPTSENLLKLKTVLCYDGYLTPVDQAKASHCIGASHVRDNATREFSLTEQQENQQKIQQNIPEDWTKEVDTSGNLARIGVRCSVRDLTPMMGAVPHFSAQQTQYQNLFNLRRRKQPIEQAENYPNLYLIGALGSRGLTSAPFLGETLASLIYGEPLPMSEDLIHNLMPNRSWVRRWLKGAEVK; encoded by the coding sequence ATGTTCACCATTCAGCACGCAAAAATTCATTTTAACGAAGAGAATACGCCTGTTTCGGATAAATTTGATGACGTGTATTTTTCTAATCAAGATGGCTTAGCGGAAACGCATTACGTGTTTTTAGAAGGCAATCAGTTGTGGGAACGTTGGGTTAATTATCAAGAAGTCCATTTTGTTATTGCTGAAACGGGGTTTGGCACAGGATTAAATTTCTTTGCAGTGACCTCGCTATTCCGTGAATTTCGTCAAAAATACCCAGATTCGCCTTTAAAACGCCTTTATTTTATCTCTTTTGAAAAATACCCTTTGCCACTTGATGCATTACAACAAGCCCATTTAGCCTATCCGCAATTTTCTCATCTCGCTCAGCATTTGCAACAGCATTGGCTTAATCCCGTTCAAGGTTGCTATCGTTTTCATTTTGATGAAAGCACGTTAGATCTTTGGTTTGGCGATGTCGCTGAAAATCTGCCACTGCTTGGCGATTATATGAATGGTAAAATTGATGCCTGGTTTTTAGATGGTTTTGCGCCGAGTAAAAACCCCGACATGTGGAATGAGCAGCTTTATCAGCAAATGTTTCGTTTTACCAAGCCACAAGGCACCTTTGCGACCTTTACTGCGGCAAGTGCGGTTAGAAAAGGCTTAGAAAATGCGGGCTTTAATATTAAGAAACGCAAAGGCTTTGGTAAAAAACGGGAATGTCTTTCTGGTCAAAAAACGCACGAAAAACTGACCGCACTTTCTACGCCCTGGTTTCATAGTCAGCCAGCCAATCTCAAAGAACAAGATATTGCCATTATTGGTGGCGGGATAGCCTCGCTTTGTACAGCCATTTCATTGGTTAAACGTGGGGCTAAAATCACAATTTATTGCGAAAATGAGCAAACTGCCCTGAATGCATCTGGCAATAAACAAGGCGCTTTTTATCCGCAACTGAGCGATGATAACGAGCGTAATATTCGTTTTTATATTCATGCCTTCGCCTATGGTCATCAATTTCTACAATGGGCAATTCAGCAACAAATCGAATTTGAACATGAGTTCTGTGGTGTTGCACTTTGTGCTTACAATGAGAAAACAGAAAGTAAATTAAATAAAATCGCTGAGCTGAATTTGCCTTCTGATTTATATCAGTCACTAAACCAAACTGAATTAAGTGAAAAAGTGGGCTTACCGTTACCTTTTGGTGGCGCTTTTATCCCTCAAGGCGCTTGGCTTGCACCTCGTCAGTTAGTTCAACACACTTTTGCCTTTTTAGAGAAACAATGTGTCCAGATTAAAACATCACAAAAAGTAACCGCACTTTCGCAAGCAGAAAATGGTTGGCAAATCACCACAGCTGAAAATAAAACGTTCAACCATGAAGTAGTTGTTTTGGCAAACGGGCATAAACTCACTGATTTTGAACAAACACAAAAACTCCCACTCTACCCTGTTCGCGGGCAAGTGAGCCAAATTCCGACATCGGAAAACTTACTTAAACTCAAAACCGTATTGTGCTATGACGGCTATCTGACTCCAGTCGATCAAGCGAAAGCCAGTCATTGTATTGGTGCAAGTCATGTTCGTGATAATGCGACTCGTGAATTTAGCCTAACTGAACAACAAGAAAACCAACAAAAAATTCAGCAAAATATACCTGAAGACTGGACAAAAGAAGTGGATACATCGGGCAATCTTGCTCGAATCGGGGTGCGTTGTTCGGTACGAGATCTCACCCCAATGATGGGGGCTGTTCCTCATTTTTCAGCGCAGCAAACACAATATCAAAACTTATTTAATTTACGCCGCCGTAAACAGCCAATAGAACAAGCCGAAAACTACCCAAACCTCTATTTAATCGGCGCATTAGGCTCACGAGGATTAACCTCTGCACCGTTTTTAGGAGAAACACTGGCTTCCTTAATTTATGGTGAGCCCTTACCGATGAGTGAAGATCTGATTCATAACTTAATGCCAAACCGCAGTTGGGTCAGACGCTGGTTGAAAGGTGCAGAGGTGAAATAA
- the fabB gene encoding beta-ketoacyl-ACP synthase I: protein MKRAVITGFGIISSIGNNKEEVLASLKAGKSGIEVVPEFIEMKMRSHVAGTIKLDPSEHIDRKVYRFMGDAAAYAYLSMREAIEDSGLTEDQVSNDRTGLVIGAGTGSAHNQLVACDAVRGPRGVKAIGPYAVTKTMASSVSACLATPYKIRGVNYSISSACATSAHCIGHAVELIQLGKQDVVFAGGAEELSWECATEFDAMGAVSTKYNDTPEKASRAYDADRDGFVIAGGGAVVVVEELEHALARGAKIYAEIVGYGATSDGYDMVAPSGEGAERCMKQAMATVDTPIDYINVHGTSTPVGDVKELGAIKNVFGDKIPAISSTKSMTGHSLGAAGAHEAIYTLLMLHNDFIAPSINIEKLDEAAEGCNIVTETKENAGLQTVMSNSFGFGGTNATLVFKRYKG, encoded by the coding sequence ATGAAAAGAGCTGTAATTACTGGTTTTGGTATTATTTCAAGTATCGGTAACAACAAAGAAGAAGTTTTGGCTTCATTAAAAGCAGGTAAATCTGGTATTGAAGTCGTGCCTGAGTTTATTGAAATGAAAATGCGTAGCCATGTTGCCGGCACAATCAAACTTGATCCAAGCGAGCACATCGATCGTAAAGTGTATCGTTTTATGGGGGATGCGGCAGCTTATGCATACCTTTCTATGCGTGAAGCGATTGAAGATTCAGGTTTAACAGAAGATCAAGTTTCAAATGACCGTACCGGTCTTGTAATCGGTGCAGGTACCGGTTCTGCACACAACCAATTAGTCGCTTGTGATGCAGTGCGTGGTCCACGTGGTGTGAAAGCAATTGGTCCTTACGCAGTAACTAAAACTATGGCATCAAGTGTGTCAGCTTGTTTAGCAACCCCTTACAAAATCCGCGGTGTGAACTACTCAATCAGTTCTGCTTGTGCAACGTCTGCACACTGTATCGGTCACGCAGTTGAATTAATCCAATTAGGTAAACAAGATGTGGTTTTCGCTGGTGGTGCGGAAGAATTATCTTGGGAATGTGCAACAGAATTCGATGCAATGGGTGCGGTTTCAACTAAATATAATGATACCCCAGAAAAAGCGTCTCGTGCTTACGATGCAGACCGTGATGGTTTCGTTATCGCTGGTGGTGGCGCAGTTGTTGTGGTTGAAGAATTAGAACACGCATTAGCACGTGGCGCAAAAATCTACGCAGAAATCGTGGGCTACGGTGCAACCTCTGATGGTTACGACATGGTAGCGCCAAGTGGTGAAGGTGCAGAGCGTTGTATGAAACAAGCAATGGCAACGGTAGATACCCCAATTGATTATATCAACGTACACGGTACATCAACACCAGTTGGTGACGTGAAAGAATTAGGTGCAATCAAAAATGTATTTGGTGACAAAATCCCCGCGATTTCTTCAACCAAATCAATGACCGGTCACTCTTTAGGTGCTGCTGGTGCACACGAAGCAATCTATACCTTATTAATGCTACACAATGACTTCATTGCACCAAGCATTAATATTGAAAAATTAGACGAAGCGGCAGAAGGCTGCAATATCGTGACTGAAACAAAAGAAAATGCAGGCTTACAAACTGTCATGTCAAACAGCTTTGGTTTCGGTGGTACAAATGCGACTTTAGTGTTCAAACGCTATAAAGGCTAA
- a CDS encoding acetolactate synthase 3 large subunit: MKKLSGAEMVVQSLRDEGVEYLFGYPGGAVLDIYDAIHTLGGIEHILVRHEQAAVHMADGYARATGKVGCVLVTSGPGATNAITGILTAYTDSVPMVIISGQVMSSLIGRDAFQECDMVGISRPVVKHSFIVKKAEDIPGILKKAFYIASTGRPGPVVVDIPKDTVNPTLKYPYEYPKSVELRSYNPTVNGHKGQIKKALKALLVAKKPVLFVGGGAIAAGCHEELTQFAQRLNLPVTSSLMGLGVYPSTDKQFLGMLGMHGTYEANTAMHESDLILGVGVRFDDRTTNNLDKYCPNAKVIQIDIDPTSISKNVPVAIPIVGNAKNVLDEFLSLLGEEIGSRPQNHLEDWWKQIDEWKAKKCLDFDRTSGVIKPQQVMEAVYRITKGQAYVASDVGQHQMFAALHYPFDLPRRWINSGGAGTMGFGLPAALGVKLAHPEATVVCVTGDGSIQMNIQELSTATQYGIPVVVICLNNHFLGMVKQWQDLIYSGRHSQTYMNSLPDFVKLAESYGHVGIQISTPDELESKLQEAFSIKNKLVFVDINVDETEHVYPMQVRGGAMNEMILSKPQEENE; this comes from the coding sequence ATGAAGAAATTATCCGGTGCGGAAATGGTGGTTCAGTCTTTGCGTGACGAAGGCGTTGAGTATTTATTTGGTTATCCAGGCGGTGCCGTATTGGATATTTATGATGCAATCCATACTCTTGGTGGGATTGAGCATATTTTAGTTCGTCATGAGCAAGCTGCGGTACATATGGCAGATGGTTATGCACGTGCGACCGGTAAAGTAGGTTGTGTGTTAGTGACATCAGGACCAGGTGCAACCAATGCGATTACGGGTATTTTGACCGCTTATACTGATTCAGTACCAATGGTGATCATTTCAGGTCAGGTCATGAGTAGCTTAATCGGTCGTGATGCGTTCCAAGAATGTGATATGGTGGGGATTTCTCGCCCAGTGGTTAAACACAGCTTTATCGTTAAAAAAGCAGAAGACATTCCGGGGATCTTGAAAAAAGCCTTTTATATCGCATCAACAGGCCGTCCAGGTCCCGTTGTCGTAGACATTCCAAAAGATACCGTAAATCCAACTTTAAAATATCCTTACGAATATCCAAAATCTGTTGAGCTTCGTTCTTATAATCCAACGGTAAATGGTCATAAAGGTCAAATTAAGAAAGCGTTAAAAGCATTATTAGTAGCTAAAAAACCGGTTTTATTCGTGGGTGGCGGGGCAATTGCGGCAGGTTGTCATGAAGAATTAACGCAATTTGCACAACGTTTAAATTTACCGGTCACCTCATCATTAATGGGGTTAGGCGTGTACCCAAGTACGGACAAACAATTTTTAGGCATGCTTGGGATGCACGGGACTTATGAAGCCAATACAGCGATGCATGAAAGTGATTTAATTCTTGGTGTTGGGGTTCGTTTTGATGACCGTACCACTAATAACTTAGATAAATATTGCCCGAATGCAAAAGTGATTCAAATTGATATTGACCCAACCTCTATTTCTAAAAACGTCCCTGTTGCGATTCCAATTGTAGGTAACGCGAAAAATGTATTGGATGAGTTCTTAAGCTTATTAGGTGAAGAAATTGGTTCGCGTCCGCAAAATCACTTGGAAGATTGGTGGAAACAAATCGATGAATGGAAAGCGAAAAAATGCTTGGATTTCGACCGTACTTCAGGCGTCATCAAACCACAGCAAGTGATGGAAGCCGTATATCGCATCACAAAAGGCCAAGCGTATGTGGCATCGGATGTAGGGCAACACCAAATGTTTGCCGCATTACATTATCCGTTTGATTTACCGCGTCGTTGGATCAATTCAGGTGGTGCGGGTACCATGGGCTTCGGTTTACCGGCTGCATTAGGGGTAAAACTTGCGCATCCTGAAGCAACCGTGGTTTGTGTAACGGGTGATGGTAGTATTCAAATGAATATCCAAGAGCTTTCAACAGCAACGCAATATGGTATTCCTGTTGTGGTAATTTGTTTGAACAACCACTTCTTAGGCATGGTAAAACAATGGCAGGATTTGATTTACTCTGGCCGCCATTCTCAAACTTATATGAATTCTTTACCGGATTTCGTGAAGTTAGCCGAATCTTATGGTCATGTGGGAATTCAAATTTCGACACCTGATGAATTAGAAAGCAAATTACAAGAAGCCTTCAGCATTAAAAATAAATTGGTCTTTGTTGATATTAACGTTGATGAAACCGAACACGTTTACCCAATGCAAGTTCGCGGCGGGGCGATGAATGAGATGATTTTAAGCAAACCACAAGAGGAGAATGAATAA
- the ilvN gene encoding acetolactate synthase small subunit: MRRILSVLLENESGALSRVVGLFSQRAFNIESLTVAPTDDPTLSRMTIEAVGDEQVLEQIEKQLHKLVDVFKVINLSEHDHVEREVLLVKVRATGSSRDELKRLADIFRGQIVDVTTKSYTIQLTGTKDKLDAFVEAVKEESTLLEIVRSGLISLSRGEKNIL; this comes from the coding sequence ATGCGTAGAATTTTATCTGTTTTATTAGAAAATGAATCCGGTGCATTATCTCGAGTGGTCGGCTTATTTTCCCAACGTGCATTTAATATTGAAAGCTTAACCGTGGCACCTACGGACGACCCAACCCTTTCTCGTATGACGATTGAAGCGGTGGGGGATGAGCAAGTGCTTGAGCAAATTGAAAAGCAACTTCACAAATTAGTGGACGTGTTTAAAGTCATCAATTTGAGTGAACATGATCACGTAGAGCGTGAAGTGTTGCTAGTGAAGGTGCGTGCAACGGGTTCATCGCGTGATGAGTTAAAACGTTTAGCCGACATCTTCCGTGGTCAGATTGTGGATGTAACAACAAAATCCTACACAATTCAATTAACAGGTACAAAAGACAAATTAGATGCTTTTGTTGAGGCTGTGAAGGAAGAAAGTACATTACTTGAGATTGTTCGTTCAGGCTTAATTAGCCTTTCCCGTGGTGAGAAAAATATTCTCTAA
- the yedE gene encoding YedE family putative selenium transporter, with protein sequence MKILTWPVVAGAALGIVAPLLTYNGNPGNMGFCAACFLRDTAGSLGLHHAAPLQYLRPELIGLVLGALVSAFLSKEFKPRGGSAPLARISLGFFAMLGALIFLGCPWRAYLRLGGGDLTAIAGIVGLFAGVLGGIFFANRGFSLGKSKEQSQSSGLIGPIFAVILLVLALTQFKFGENLAIYTSEKGPGAQHAAIWMSLAGGLLLGVLMQKSRFCTIGAFRNFVLFRDAHLLNGVIALIVFAAITNALLGQFHLGFEKQPIAHNDYLYNFLSMALCGLCFALGGGCPGKQLVNIGEGNNDSALFVLGMLLGAAAAHNFGFAAAPTGVPTFTPYVLLAGFAVCLYIALTNKSEA encoded by the coding sequence ATGAAAATTTTAACTTGGCCTGTGGTTGCAGGTGCTGCACTTGGTATCGTTGCGCCACTTCTCACTTACAATGGCAATCCTGGTAATATGGGATTTTGTGCAGCTTGTTTCTTACGCGATACAGCAGGTTCGCTTGGATTACATCACGCCGCCCCATTACAATACCTTCGCCCAGAACTCATTGGATTAGTTTTAGGTGCACTCGTCAGTGCATTCTTATCTAAGGAATTTAAACCTCGTGGTGGCTCTGCCCCACTCGCTCGTATTAGCTTAGGCTTTTTTGCGATGCTTGGTGCACTCATTTTCTTAGGTTGTCCATGGCGTGCTTATTTACGATTAGGTGGCGGTGATCTCACTGCAATTGCCGGTATCGTAGGATTGTTTGCCGGTGTATTAGGCGGTATTTTCTTCGCTAATCGAGGATTCTCATTAGGTAAATCTAAGGAACAAAGCCAATCTTCTGGCTTAATCGGTCCAATCTTTGCTGTAATTTTGCTTGTTTTAGCCTTAACCCAATTTAAATTTGGTGAAAATCTCGCGATTTACACCTCTGAAAAAGGGCCTGGCGCACAACATGCGGCTATTTGGATGTCACTTGCTGGCGGATTACTTCTTGGTGTGCTGATGCAAAAATCGCGTTTTTGCACCATTGGGGCATTCCGAAACTTTGTCCTCTTCCGTGATGCACATTTATTAAACGGTGTGATTGCATTGATTGTCTTTGCAGCAATAACTAATGCCTTATTAGGTCAATTCCATTTAGGCTTTGAAAAACAACCTATCGCGCATAATGACTATCTCTACAATTTCCTTTCTATGGCGCTTTGCGGTCTTTGCTTTGCATTAGGCGGTGGTTGTCCAGGTAAGCAATTAGTCAATATTGGTGAAGGGAACAATGACTCTGCATTATTTGTGCTCGGTATGCTACTGGGTGCAGCAGCGGCACATAACTTTGGTTTCGCAGCCGCTCCTACTGGCGTTCCAACCTTTACGCCTTATGTTTTACTTGCCGGTTTTGCAGTTTGTTTATATATCGCATTAACCAATAAATCGGAAGCTTAA
- a CDS encoding ABC transporter ATP-binding protein gives MSYIQLNHVMKKFGDVIAIEDLNLSIKKGECFSMLGPSGCGKTTTLRMIAGFEDLDGGEIKVGDKLLSSKKNNFYLPPEKRNFGMVFQAFAVWPHMTVYDNVAFPLKLKNISAQEIEKRTTDALRHTNLLSVAKKSPDDLSGGGKQRVALARALAINPDVMLLDEPLSSLDPHLREEMRFEIKALQKKFGFSIIYVTHDQSEAMALSDRIMVMKKGAVQQIDTPLNIYNNPANKFVFNFIGLSNQLNVNLSSQGIHIDKVDGIFNLPEMPNNDLLSQGKAILASRPSDIEFVQQGGIPGVVKRRSYLGEVTDYNIQVGDQDIRVQIGRRDTGPKEGETCQIAFEHLHWYPAE, from the coding sequence ATGAGCTATATTCAATTAAATCATGTCATGAAAAAATTTGGTGATGTTATTGCCATTGAAGATCTTAACCTTTCTATCAAAAAAGGCGAATGTTTCTCTATGCTAGGGCCATCAGGTTGTGGAAAAACAACTACCCTACGAATGATTGCAGGCTTTGAAGACTTAGATGGTGGGGAGATTAAAGTCGGTGATAAATTACTGTCATCGAAGAAAAACAATTTCTATCTCCCGCCAGAGAAACGCAATTTTGGCATGGTCTTTCAGGCCTTTGCGGTATGGCCACATATGACGGTATATGATAACGTTGCCTTTCCGTTAAAACTCAAAAATATTTCAGCCCAAGAAATTGAAAAACGAACAACCGATGCGCTAAGACACACTAATTTACTTAGTGTTGCCAAGAAAAGCCCTGATGATTTATCTGGTGGCGGAAAACAACGTGTCGCACTTGCTAGAGCATTAGCAATTAACCCAGACGTCATGTTACTAGACGAACCATTATCAAGCTTAGACCCACATCTTCGCGAAGAAATGCGGTTTGAAATTAAGGCATTACAGAAAAAATTTGGGTTCTCAATTATTTATGTGACGCATGACCAATCTGAAGCGATGGCACTTTCAGATCGTATTATGGTTATGAAGAAAGGGGCGGTACAACAAATTGATACCCCATTAAATATTTATAACAACCCCGCTAACAAGTTTGTCTTCAATTTTATCGGGTTATCAAATCAATTAAATGTAAACCTGTCATCACAAGGTATTCATATTGATAAAGTTGATGGTATTTTCAATCTTCCAGAAATGCCAAATAATGACTTACTTTCACAAGGGAAAGCCATATTAGCAAGCCGTCCATCTGACATTGAATTTGTTCAACAAGGTGGAATTCCTGGTGTCGTAAAACGTCGTTCCTATCTTGGTGAAGTGACGGATTATAATATCCAAGTTGGTGATCAAGATATTCGTGTTCAAATTGGACGACGAGATACTGGCCCGAAAGAAGGGGAAACATGTCAGATAGCCTTTGAACATCTGCATTGGTACCCAGCTGAATAA